ttttttataaaaaaaacttagttaacaattaaataaaagaggCATGGCATGGCTAATTAGTAATTACGGTGAAAGGCGAGGGCATTTGGAGAATCCGAAATTGGGATTTGGATAAAGAAAGAtcgtttttctttatttaattttaattttccgtGTTGGAAGAAGCCAACTATCAACTCCCTCGCTTTCCTTCTCTTGTGTTGTGTGTATATAAAGAGCCACACTCACACCACCACCAAACCAACAAGGCTACAGcaacgacaacaacaacaacaacaacttctcTTCTTCCCTCTcagactctctctctccttaCCACTGTTTCATGCAAAACCATTTCTAGGGTTTTCGGTTTTCTCGCCATTCTTCAATTCTCGCACTCCGACACCGCTTCGCCATGGCATTTCCGAACAAGAAGCTCATCGACGACCCCAATGGTGCGTGCGCCTCTCGTTTCCCTCTCCTCTCACTCTCTCCCCCTTCGCTCCGTTCAATTCCTCGCTCTCTGTCAAATTCCCCAGCAATCCTCGCCTTCTTTGACTTTTGCCATCGACAATTGCTGCGTTCTGAATGCTTTCGCCGCAGTTCCGTGCGGAATCGCCTtctggattatttttttaactgtttGTGCTCTGTGCATtttgttgactttttttttttcgttttataAAATCTGTTTGAAACTTAAATGTTTTAGCATTAGGCTTTGATTGAATTTGCACTGTGCTTTAAATGACGGAAATCGCTGCTACTGGTCGTAATATTCGACGTGAAATGTTGTAGAATTGATTGTGATGATTTCCTGTTAATCTAGCTGTTTTAGTTCGAAGATTGTGATTCAATGTGAGAGTTAGATTCcgatttagattttttattctgTTTGTATTCCCCTTAGTAGCACTGCAgttctttattattctttttcttaagAGATTTTGCAATAAttagataatttatatataaatgtatttaaacatttattatttatttatatatgtatgtatatatgtatataattgtcttgaaagttgaataattgcttttgtttttaaatttgattgcaGATGTTGTGACTGAATTCATTGAAGGTCTTGTGGAGACATATTCCGGACTACAGTATTTAGATGGCTTTCCTCTGGTGATTACAAAAACACTTACAGAAACATGCATAACTTGTGTAGTATTAGTGAGAGTTGCTGAAAGCAGTTTCTTTTTCTGTTGTTTTTCGCTTGAATGTAGGTGAAGGTTGTCTTACGTGCAGATGTTTCAGCTGCAACATATGATAAAGTTGCAATCGTATCAGGTATGACCATGCATTGGATACTTTATATTGCTTAACAGTTCATTTTTTCAGGAGTTGTGCCATTGGGATTCTGTTCAGAGTGTGTAAGAATTGTCATgccaattaagaaaaaaaattgaaaataaagttCTAAGAGGAAGGAATAGGATATAGAAAATGGTTTGTGGAAATATGATATTTCACCCTATGAAACATGTATAAAATGAAACTTCTTAGGATGATTTTGCATCTTTATTTGTTCAATTTAATTGTGTTCATAGGTTTTATTGAGGAAATTGTGTACATCCATATGTTATGTTACAGGGGGAGGAAGTGGCCATGAGCCTGCCCATGCTGGATTTGTCGGAGAAGGAATGCTTACAGCAGCAATATGTGGAGATATATTTTCTTCTCCACCTGTTGACTCAATTCTAGctgtatgtttattattattagaatttatattcatattaccttttcatttataagcacaacattctcttttcttcttctgatgCCACCTATTGATTTGGAAATTTAGGGGATACGAGCTGTAACTGGTCCTAAGGGATGTCTTTTGATtgtaaaggtatttttttttctttctttagcaTTTTGTCATCCTAAGGATGGCTTTTTGCATTGGTCTTTCATATAAGTATGCATATTAGATGTCCTACACATGGAAAGTGTTATCTGTGGTGGTTAAGATCATAAACAGTGAAAAGATTCATAAGTaagcttcttttttattataattataatagtattataatattgtgtgccaaaaaaatttaaaaaactcgTCATCTTGTTAAATGAACTTGACGCTGTGAATAACATATAAGAAAGTGTGGCTTTTGCACTAACTTGAAGCTGTGAATAGCATATAAGAAAGTGTGGCTTTTGCACTAGTATGGTCAGTTCATGATGAGTCATTAGGATTTGCTTTTGTTTCTGGATTCATAGTGTTCGAATTTGGGTGTTGATAGAACTATACTGGTGATCGTTTGAACTTTGGCTTGGCTGCTGAGATAGCAAAATCTGAAGGTTATAAAGTTGAGGTATGTCTAGCTGGCTAGAGTTTTCTCATTGTActctaaataattaaatatttaatatgtagGTAAAGTATGACATGTACTTTGCCTATTCAGACTGTTATTGTTGGGGatgattgtgcactacctccaCCTCGAGGGATTGCGGGAAGAAGAGGTTTGGCAGGGACTATTCTGGTTCACAAGGTACATTCATGAAGTCACTTCTTTCCTTTGTTACCAATGCATATAAAAATGCTCTAACCAtacattttcattaaaacatatGAAGGGACTATGCGGGGTATTAatgtaatttcttttcttgACATCAGCATtattaattgtaaatataaCTGTAActaaatattatgtattttagtATAGTTGTTAGTTATGTATTTCCACACGtttaaggatatttttgttttgtctgAGCCAGGTTGCAGGAGCTGCTGCTGCTGGTGGTCTTTCTCTTGCTGATGTTGCTGCTGAAGCAAAACATGCATCTGAAATAGTGGGAACAATGGGTGTTGCTTTGACTGTGTGCTCAATTCCTGGTCAAGTTGCATCAGATCGTTTGGGGCCAGGAAAGATGGAACTTGGTCTTGGAATTGTAAGTGTTCTTTATTAGTTCAATCTcccattaagaaaaaatataaaactcaatttttttgcAGTATTGCATATCTGTCATTCTGTTTTATAGCATGAAATAAGCTCTTGCattgttatttttcttgtgGTTTTCAGATCACAACATTGGAGATAGTGTGCTTTTCTTTGTTCTTTGTTCTTCTCtttaaattattctttcatAAAAACTACTCTAtagttatttgatatttttctccCTAATGCTTGTGCTTGAAGTCTGTCTTTACTGCAATCTATTCTCATTCAAATTCCAAATTAAGCTCATTATGTGGTAGCATTTTACAGCATGGAGAACCTGGGGCAGCTGTGGCTGATATTCAGCCCGTAAATGTGGTGGTTTCTCATGTTCTACAGCAAATATTGTCCACGGTATGCTGTATGCCACAATATTGCATGAAAGCTCTTGATGGGTGTATGCTAATTAATTGGGAATGAAATGTTCTTCTAACATATACTTTACAAGCACatcacaaattcacaatagtTGGCATGTGTGACAAATGAACTATGATGTTCACCCTTTGACTGTACTAGGGGCATTCTGTTTACGATACTCAATTGAGTTTGAAGAAATTTAGCATATAAAGTTCATGTACCCCTTAGTATTTCATATATAAGGTGTCCTATTCTATTTGAATAAGCTACCTGTTAGCACCTGAGTTTTAGTGTAaggtttatttatatattggaGACACTGTAGAGACCAAACAATGTCTTGTGAACTTATGTTAGTACAAATTAGTATAAATAGGAAAGTGAACAGGACGAtgcactaaataaaataaattctcaGAATTGAGTCAAAATAAACAATGACCTATTAAAATcggaaaatatattcaaatgatAGAACCCTATGGCCCTACAAATATTGGACAAAGAAACTTATTAAAGAGACATTCTCTCTCTAAGTAGCATAAAAATGTCAAATGGACTATTTTGTCTGCTAAAATTTGTAATAGTTAAATTTGACTACAATATCTTATTAGAAAGGACTTTGGGAATAATGTGCACAGATTGATCCCAAAATTGCTTCTTCTTATCAATCTACTCTTTCCTTTCGTCAATAAGAGTGTACTTTAAGCATGTAGGCAGTGCAATTATCATTCTAGTGAGTGGGTCACAATCTTTGTTTGGTAATGTTTGCAGGAAACAAACTATGTACCGATAACTCGAGGAGAAAGAGTGGTCCTTATGGTCAATGGGTAGGTTCATGAATGTGTTTAATAGATCTTCTCATTATTGAATGTTGAGAAAAGAAGATAACAGATCTTTAACACATGTTTTGTCTACATCCAAAGAGGTTTCATTGAAAAAGTTGTCTCatctaatatattttcatattgaaaatatattgcctTTTATTAGGTAGCATTAACACAATTCATCCATCTTTTTAGCTTTTTCTTGTGCATTCTTTGAAGGTTTTTAACCTCCCTTCTTCAATCCTCTCTCCTCAGGCTTCTGTCTTTGTAAATTCttctattgaattttttaaaatatgcatGTTTTTCGGGCatacattttactttttaaatattcagACATTCCTAAATCACGAACCCCATAATCTAGAATTTCAAATATTACATCTGAAaatgctttcaatttttttttttttttttattgatgttcaAGATTCCTTTTGACAAAACATTTTGCCTTTAGAATGGTTACTTACTTCTTAAATGATTTCTCATATGCAGGTTAGGTGCCACTCCTACAATGGAACTAATGATTATAGCTGGAAAAACAGTTCCAAAATTACAGCTAGAACATGGATTGGCTGTTGATAGAGTTTATACAGGGTCATTTATGACTTCTCTTGATATGGCAGGTTTGTTACCACAGCCAATAGCAAtaggcttctttttttttttttcattatgcaGTTCTGATTAGcattatttcattttctgttaGGTTTCTCAATTTCTATTATGAAGGCTGATCCAGTTATTCTTCAACGATTAGATGCTCCAACTAAAGCTCCTTATTGGCCTGTTGCTGCTGATGGTTAGTAATTTTCTCTAGTTGTTTTCATCAATCAATTTTATTACATGGAAAATTTTCAATGTTGGTACTTTTCTAGTAACAAGCTTTTACCTCTAAAATGTTCATTCAACTGTGATATTGATTGgagcaaattaattaattattcgtTGATCGAacttttgaaattgttttttctttaaaggtAATCACCCGCCTGCTAAGATTCCTGTTCCAATTCCAGCATCTCGATCAGCAAAGACTGATGAGGTATATCCATGGAAATTAGATGTCATTTCCCTTCTATACCATGTAACTATTGTGATCTAAGAAATTAGATTAGGACAAATATGCTTAATAACAACCCTATGAAAAATGATCATATGAATTCTATCTGATTGGATTATCTGGTAGTTTTTCTGTTTTAGCTGTTGAAATTTgactagcattttttttttttgtataacatTTGATACTAGCTTTGTTGGTTCTTTGTGGTTAGCTGAACTTCATCTATTTGTTGGTTTAATAATGAGTCATTTAGTTGGGCAGGGGGGATTCCTTCTCTAAGGAGCTGTTGCTCTGGTCATTGATTTGTATTTGCTCTTTGGGTTTTTGTTTCTCGTTCAATAATACTCATTGGGCTAGACTCATTCTGGTCATTATCATTGGTCCAACCTACTGGATTAGGGGAGGATTTCATTTTTGAGTGTGGAATTTCTGTCCATACCACCAACAATGTTTGATAGATGGATGTGTTGGGTGGATTGCATGGCCAACATGGTGGCCTCTGTGGAAAACCATCAATCCTCTTTCACTGAATTGAGCCTTGCATCAGGAGAGAGCAAAATTAACAGTCAACTGTTAGGTTCCAAAGAGAGGGCATCATCATCCAAGCACTTTGGAGGAGTACAAAATGGCAGTCCTTTCTTGTTGCTGACCCATTATATCTCCCTCCACATCAGACTTTGAATTATGAGCCCATCATAAAAGGACATTCTAGTTCACAGAACATTTTTCAcaacaaaaatacattttcaaattttctttatttttaatgcaACCGTTAAACTTCATCTATTTAAATTCCTTCCCCTTCTACCACCAGCACCTGGCCACTGGGTTCTCTTCCTTGGCTATCTTGAGTCATCTTGGCACCTTCCTCCAAATTTTGCTTTCTTCCTCT
This region of Glycine max cultivar Williams 82 chromosome 7, Glycine_max_v4.0, whole genome shotgun sequence genomic DNA includes:
- the DHBK gene encoding putative 3,4-dihydroxy-2-butanone kinase, coding for MAFPNKKLIDDPNDVVTEFIEGLVETYSGLQYLDGFPLVKVVLRADVSAATYDKVAIVSGGGSGHEPAHAGFVGEGMLTAAICGDIFSSPPVDSILAGIRAVTGPKGCLLIVKNYTGDRLNFGLAAEIAKSEGYKVETVIVGDDCALPPPRGIAGRRGLAGTILVHKVAGAAAAGGLSLADVAAEAKHASEIVGTMGVALTVCSIPGQVASDRLGPGKMELGLGIHGEPGAAVADIQPVNVVVSHVLQQILSTETNYVPITRGERVVLMVNGLGATPTMELMIIAGKTVPKLQLEHGLAVDRVYTGSFMTSLDMAGFSISIMKADPVILQRLDAPTKAPYWPVAADGNHPPAKIPVPIPASRSAKTDEPRSQPLQLNEQGQILEVAIEAAANAIINLKDNLNEWDGKVGDGDCGSTMYRGAKAILEDIKNYPLNDAAETVGEIGSSIGRSMGGTSGIIYTIFFKAAHSVLKASSHSGVTSKQWAEALAVSIAAVSKYGGASAGYRTLLDALIPASLVLEEKLNSGVDPCIAFVLSSEAALAGAQSTVDMQAQAGRSTYFSGEILSTVPDPGAMAAATWYRAAALAVKAKYQS